Proteins from a genomic interval of Lycium ferocissimum isolate CSIRO_LF1 chromosome 2, AGI_CSIRO_Lferr_CH_V1, whole genome shotgun sequence:
- the LOC132047375 gene encoding uncharacterized protein LOC132047375 yields MDVRGAIQLLTLLVATQAQKQGTNAIDGTGSSRSKEFLNIKPPIFTRSKKEEDPQNFIDDVQKIFRLMHAIDTEAAEFSAFQAKELYLNNDMTITKMVAFVQGNEDRLKEEEWLQKEKDREFSKRAKSAGNFSHGGSQGGPNR; encoded by the exons ATGGATGTCAGGGGAGCTATCCAGTTGCTTACCCTGCTTGTTGCTACTCAGGCTCAGAAGCAGGGAACAAATGCTATTGATGGGACAGGTAGTTCCAGGTCCAAGGAATTCCTCAACATAAAACCTCCAATTTTCACAAGATCCAAAAAGGAGGAGGATCCGCAAAACTTCATTGATGACGTTCAGAAAATATTTCGATTGATGCATGCTATAGACACAGAGGCAGCAGAATTTTCTGCATTCCAGGCTAAGGAATTGTACTTG AACAATGACATGACCATTACTAAGATGGTTGCCTTTGTTCAAGGGAACGAAGACAGGCTAAAGGAAGAAGAGTGGCTACAGAAGGAGAAGGACAGGGAATTCAGCAAGAGAGCTAAGTCTGCAGGGAATTTCAGCCATGGGGGATCTCAAGGAGGTCCTAACCGTTAG